In bacterium, the following proteins share a genomic window:
- a CDS encoding J domain-containing protein: protein MELREAYEILSLPFGAPLDDVKKAFHDEAQLCHPDRHSTSSEGVRKRAEERFKLINEANQVIAEFNERFGKFERNDGNSGEIIIDKEPHQPASKEALGKFMVGENRHFETQLDSVKYLLLYMAALFFAFRVSGDSWAPVLIVLGGGIVLLLLRILIRRRG, encoded by the coding sequence GTGGAACTTCGCGAAGCGTATGAGATTCTTAGTTTGCCATTTGGCGCTCCACTCGATGATGTGAAAAAAGCGTTTCACGACGAAGCGCAACTCTGCCATCCTGACCGCCACAGCACCTCTTCGGAAGGGGTGCGAAAACGAGCGGAAGAGCGGTTTAAGCTGATCAACGAAGCGAATCAAGTCATCGCTGAATTTAACGAACGGTTCGGTAAATTCGAACGCAATGATGGAAATAGTGGCGAAATTATCATTGATAAAGAACCTCACCAACCAGCGAGCAAAGAAGCTTTGGGTAAGTTTATGGTGGGTGAGAATCGTCACTTCGAGACTCAGCTCGACAGTGTTAAGTACTTACTTTTGTACATGGCCGCGCTCTTTTTCGCGTTCCGTGTAAGCGGCGATTCATGGGCTCCCGTTTTGATTGTATTAGGTGGCGGAATCGTTTTACTTTTACTACGAATCCTAATAAGGCGGCGAGGTTAA